One window of Oryza brachyantha chromosome 12, ObraRS2, whole genome shotgun sequence genomic DNA carries:
- the LOC102711309 gene encoding exocyst complex component EXO70B1-like, whose product MPLRRRDTDSRSQAPHKSSSFSPASARDDGIRQREAIDRNLSLGAARQGDHHELRRDLHPVPAGAAIKEEGEEEERDGAAGDGAPEGGGAEGAGSGEPDLAALSVEIDAFIAGREGGEAVSETALERFASAVEMEIAQSESAADRWATDANGEPRALLAAISRIAALAASLAKIPEGSGGKHTAGAHRVTAVLHRAMAFLEDEFLALLDGPRVPKATNAGDCCKTMKRPPSFEQAQHDSDRCVLPIAADAGAGIGETAPPYPPETVDRLRSMADAMVTAGYVTECTQMFLVARRNAFDALLRALGYEKASIDDVVKMTWEALEAEIVAWTKAFRHTINVGLSTEHDLCGRVFAGRHAAVGRGIFADLSRCVMLHMLNFTEAVAMTKRATEKLFKVLDMYEAIRDASPVIDAFLSAEPADDGRNSTALTDLKAELNSVRSRLGETAAAIFRELENSIRADAGKQPVPGGAVHPLTRYVMNYLKYACEYNSTLEQVFREHGNHSDGGDADGHGGSPFAAQLMEVMELLHGNLEGKSRLYKDPSLSNIFLMNNGRYMLQKIRGSPETNAMLGEAWARKQSTNLRQYHKNYQRETWSRVLGLLRDDGVITVKGSVQKPVLKERFKQFNAAMDEIHRTQGAWVVSDEQLQSELRVSIAAVVVPAYRSFLGRFSQTFSAGRQTEKYVKLSADDVETIIDELFDGNAASMTRRRT is encoded by the coding sequence ATGCCGCTGCGCCGACGAGACACGGACAGCCGGAGCCAGGCGCCGCACAAGTCCAGCAGCTTCTCGCCGGCCAGCGCCCGCGACGACGGCATCAGGCAGCGGGAGGCGATCGACCGGAACCTCTccctcggcgccgcccgccaGGGCGACCACCACGAGCTCAGGAGGGACCTGCACCCGgtgcccgccggcgccgccatcaaggaggagggcgaggaggaggagcgggatggcgcggccggcgacggtgctCCCGAGGGCGGTGGCGCGGAAGGTGCGGGGAGCGGGGAGCCGGACCTCGCCGCGCTGTCGGTGGAGATCGACGCGTTCATCGCCGGGCGggagggcggcgaggcggtgagCGAGACGGCGCTGGAGAGGTTTGCCTCCGCCGTCGAGATGGAGATCGCGCAgtcggagtcggcggcggacAGGTGGGCCACGGACGCCAACGGCGAGCCGCGGGCGCTGCTCGCCGCGATCTCCCGGATCGCGGCGCTCGCGGCGTCGCTGGCCAAGATCCCCGAGGGGAGCGGCGGCAAGCACACCGCCGGCGCGCACCGTGTCACCGCCGTGCTGCACCGCGCTATGGCGTTCCTCGAGGACGAGTTCCTGGCGCTGCTCGACGGCCCGCGCGTCCCCAAGGCGACCAACGCCGGCGATTGCTGCAAGACGATGAAGCGGCCGCCGTCGTTCGAGCAGGCGCAGCACGATTCTGACCGGTGCGTCCTTCCGATCGCGGCGGATGCCGGCGCCGGAATAGGGGAGACCGCGCCCCCGTATCCTCCCGAGACGGTCGACCGGCTCCGGTCCATGGCCGACGCCATGGTCACCGCCGGATACGTGACGGAGTGCACCCAGATGTTCCTGGTGGCTCGCCGGAACGCGTTCGACGCGTTGCTCCGCGCGCTCGGGTACGAGAAGGCGAGCATCGACGACGTGGTGAAGATGACATGGGAGGCGCTGGAGGCGGAGATCGTGGCGTGGACCAAGGCGTTCCGGCACACCATCAACGTCGGCCTCTCCACCGAGCACGACCTCTGCGGCCGCGTCTTCGccggccgccacgccgccgtggGCCGCGGCATCTTCGCCGACCTCTCCCGCTGCGTCATGCTCCACATGCTCAACTTCACGGAGGCGGTGGCCATGACGAAGCGCGCCACCGAGAAGCTCTTCAAGGTGCTCGACATGTACGAGGCCATCCGCGACGCGTCCCCGGTCATCGACGCCTTCCTCTCCGCCGAGCCAGCCGACGACGGCAGGAACAGCACCGCGCTGACCGACCTCAAGGCGGAGCTCAACTCCGTCCGCTCCCGCCTCGGCGagacggccgccgccatcttcCGCGAGCTCGAGAACTCCATCCGCGCCGACGCCGGGAAGCAGCCCGTCCCGGGCGGCGCCGTGCACCCGCTCACCCGCTACGTGATGAACTACCTCAAGTACGCGTGCGAGTACAACAGCACTCTGGAGCAGGTGTTCCGCGAGCACGGGAACCactccgacggcggcgacgccgacggccacggcggcaGCCCGTTCGCGGCGCAGCTGATGGAGGTGATGGAGCTCCTCCACGGGAACCTGGAGGGGAAGTCGAGGCTGTACAAGGACCCGTCGCTGAGCAACATCTTCCTGATGAACAACGGGAGGTACATGCTGCAGAAGATCAGGGGCTCGCCGGAGACGAACGCGATGCTCGGCGAGGCGTGGGCGAGGAAGCAATCGACCAACCTGAGGCAGTACCACAAGAACTACCAGCGCGAGACGTGGAGCCGCGTGCTCGGCCTGCTCCGGGACGACGGCGTGATCACGGTGAAGGGGTCGGTGCAGAAGCCGGTGCTCAAGGAGAGGTTCAAGCAGTTCAACGCCGCCATGGACGAGATCCATCGCACGCAGGGCGCCTGGGTCGTCAGCGACGAGCAGCTGCAGTCGGAGCTCCGcgtctccatcgccgccgtcgtcgtgccggCCTACCGCTCCTTCCTCGGCCGCTTCTCCCAGACCTTCAGCGCCGGGAGGCAGACGGAGAAGTACGTCAAGCTCAGCGCCGACGACGTCGAGACCATCATCGACGAGCTCTTCGACGGCAACGCCGCCTCCATGACCAGGAGGCGGACATAA